The window AACATCTGTTGCTCCTATGTATTTATGGGATTTAAGAAAAAGCTGCTGTTTTGTCATGTCACAATATTCATGCTGACGTGCTGACGTGAAGGCACTTTAGACATGGCTGGATGTGAGAATGAAGTGTGTAGGGGACGGGGAGGAGTGTTGTGCTGTTGTTAAGGTAGATTGCAGCCACCAGTAACCTGTTGGTCTTTTAAGCTGCTCTGTAGTCAGGGTTGTTCCCTTTTTAGTGCCTATATATAGTGGTGATAAACAGTGACGGacccagaaatttttcattggggtggccaaggtgagaccattacttaCATGGCGTGGCACTAAATTGACCCCagagctccgccactgcttttggagtGTCTATTAGaccaattaatagctgagcagtgtgccgaggacatgttttcaatgcacaaTTTCTAGATTCTCGTcacatcatggcggccaaacccacgCAAGGCATAATACGGAAGCGGACGCCTTAACTCTAGACTCCATGGTTTAGATGCCCACCATGCTGCTACACAGAGCTTccaatattaacagatttaCGTGCTGAATCACACTTAAGAATTGTGGTGGCTGgcgagtgaccaagggtggccacagccaccccgtagctccgccaccgGTGATAAAATGTATGatcttttcttgattgatgaaTTAATCTTGGATATTGGATAAAAACAAGGATAtaaaaacctgacaggaatgTCACGGTTTTATTGTGGGGCTTTGATATGAACTGTAATTGCATCCAGTAAAATGACTTGCAGTGGAAGTCACGACGGATGTGCTGTTTTcaaaatacgcacacaatttctgctacacagataatattgccaaagtacaggaactttggaagtccaataacaattgTTACCTTTTATGTCCACCACCGTCACGCCCGTTCAAGTGCCTTAAAcgtcttctgttttgcttctaacacacaccagctgcaaagcttGATATCTAAAAATCCTAAAAATGAAATCACAGTAATTGCCAGACGTACATAACACAAACAGTGatgcaaaacacacatacagtatgaagaGCTCAGAGTATTAATGAAAGAGGTGATATTCATGAACTACATCTTTTGTGGGGGTTACAGATCGTGAGTCTCGAGAGCATGAGGACACCATGGCCACAGAGATTACAGAGGAGCTGCAGCCAGCTAAAGTTCCACTCCTTACGAAAGACATTGTCAACAGTAAAAAAGTCCATGCAATGCGTAAGGAGCTTAAGAGGAAGCTGGGAAAGCAACGCTCCATGGGCTCCCAGATGGACTACTCTCCTCTGCCCATTGACAAACACGAACCTGAATTTGTGAGTATCAAATACTGGTGAAAGATACTGGCTTCGCATCATCTTAAACTGTTATTTTACTAGGCAGCCACGAGTGATAAAATATTCTACTGCAAAGTTTCTTTGAATAGAAGCTTAAAAGTCACGAACAAGTCAAACAAATACTTTTTGTACATTGTCTCATCTCAAAGGGACCCTGCAGGAGAAAGCTTGATGGGATAATTCAGGGAATGAAGGACACTTCTCGAGTAATGGCTCTGTCTTTGTATCTTCCCAACTGTGACAGAAAAGGTTTCTTCAAACGCAAGCAGGTAAGCGTGTATCACATTTGCCATGTTTTGTACGGTTATTTTACAATCGTTCAAatttcccaaaacatgcacccctactgggTTGTTATTAAACCCCCAAATATGACCCCATAAGTCAGATGgaattttaatttgattttttcatttaaattttaagAATCTCCCCAAAATTTGGTGCACACTTTGAAGTGTTTAGGTGTAGGtttttggttccagacccaaccgagctaattgaatttctgcaaagtaggatgtCGTTGTAGAAATTTTCGTAgataaagcatagaaaacctgttcatgactttctaaatacagtttttaacattattagaaccctgtagacatgaaatagcacccctatagtcacctttatactcctattatcctttgtttacaccacattgcgcagacTACGGGATCACTACAGGGACATGAGACACGGCCGTTGCTgttatagcaagctaccaagctaaccagttagccaaaacttaccacttccacacggaatgagagaagaaccttttttttccatccgATCATGTCGGgcctgccatggctgactacatgcagtgtgacggtaatgtcatctaacgtcatgtctcatcaatgtaacattatcgACGCCAAGTGACCAGATTACTACATGtaatttttctttcaatatatatttttttactaataataaccaaaaaaacagtgatcattcattaattaatacatttttgaaaacctgtaatagagtgagggagcgatgttcaaaccgtgatgtagcgagggacaactgtatcttggtttttgttattattggttcCAAAGGGTCTGACAAAAAACGGAACgtatgaaaaccaaagcaaaatgTTTCTGATAttgaataatgtaaatccaatgaacccgttccagacacccaaaaatatgaacaaaaatacattttacagagaataatgaGTTTTACGACAACCAACAAAAAATCATACagtacacactaatacacaataTAGCTCTTAAAACAAATGCTaatgggttttttgtttgttcaatTGCGAGAGTGAAAtaggaataaaacaaaataaaacaactatcATTAGCATTGTAATGCCTACACTTATATACAAGCACCTATAAATacagagcaaaaacaaaagatataaaacaattttaaaaatcttATTGGTTCTAAATTTAGCAGCCATTTATCGCCACCTGGAGGGGAGCAGCTGAAACTCAGAAAACAAAGTGTGAGAAGAGTCATTAATAATTCATTACGTCATGTTGTTAACACCCTTGCCCTTTCCACAACACTAGCTTCCTTGATTTCGTCTTTCTTCGCCAGGATGGCTTATTGTTGATGCGTACTttccgtacatcctggcgagattggCCACGCGGAAGCCATCTTCATACTTTGTGATTTAGCGAGTTCTTTCCTGAATTTAACAGTGTTTGTCACctttttatcaaattgctggcacttgcaactttctttggcctcaTGGCGGGATATGGAACAGTCGcgtttaacaaaaaaatgcatggacagtgagtcaccaaagtttgtttgggcactcattTTCACGGAAACAAAGGGCAAAGGACTACTATAGTTTGtctaacattctcatttgagtttgccaaatgaatgtgccttccaggataccgtagtattgTATAAGTTACTGTAGTATTGCGAGATTTGATGTGGGGCGTGTGAtccaaaatggctaaataaacatgcTATCAATCCTATCAATATACCAAAGGGTAAATACAACAGTCTgttaactgagacagtgtacgagaaccaaggcaacattttggtgaCAATTTCAGTCGAAAACCCAATCATACGAAAACCAGGGCCTCCGAAAACTGACTGTATACTGTCATTTATTCCCATCAACTTGCCCAAACTTGTCACACACTAGTTTAAATAAATGGACCAGGGATGGTTTATTTACGTCCTCATACATGAATGAACTATGtttaatcagcagtagaattttgattttttttgttactgtatATTCGGTTTTGCTGTATCTCCCAAACTAACTCTTAACATGATGCACGACTAACTTATTGTGGGCATACGTATGGATGCACTTGCCAGACGCATGCACGTATGCACACCATCCATCGGTTTCACTCAAACTCCTCTTTCCTGCCCCACAGTGCAAGCCATCCCGTGGCCGCAAACGGGGTATCTGTTGGTGCGTGGACAAGTATGGCGTTCAACTCCCCGGGACAGATTACAGTGGCGGAGACATTCAGTGTAAAGACCTGGAGAGcagcaataacaacaatgagtaaaatggaaagaaaacgGACCACAATCAACCCCAACCCCACAACCCTAACTTCGACATGACCCGGGGGCCGACATTTCCTCTCTGAATCACACCTTTAATCTCCCTTCACTTCAAGAGTTATTCTTTTCAGATTTTAAGATAGAAATTCAACATGAAAGGACCAggattaagaagaaagactgCAAATTTTCTGACCAAACACTCATCTCCAAATGAGGGGAAAAGTTATAAGGAGGTCTCTCGACAGCAGCGCACATGGGACCCCTTGTGCCAGCTGGGTTCACGGGCTGCatattcataaaaatatatGCACGCGATGgatatatttttataactgGGGGCTTTCTGTGAAGCAGATGTATTCATATACATTGATGTtgtaaaaacaaagcaaaaataattGCATTCAGAACTATTCACAATCGAACTTTGAATTGGCTGAGcttttgtatttgcattttcctGAAGCATAACTGAGACAGGGGTGTGCTGCACCAGTTTTTGGGTATGTGGTTCTGTCCGAGCACTTATAAACAGGGCAATCTTCTTAGACGTGTAACTTCACAAAATAAAGTGAGCTTGAATGCGTGTATGTTTacagtgtgaatgtgtgtattAGCCTGCTTTGGTGTATAATGGAGTGAGcctattacaaaaaaagaatgtcattttttttctctcttgtttgATTTTGTCACAAGTACTGCTCGTAGCGCTTGAGGTGGTATTGAGACTGTCCTTTTCTCtcatgtaaaatatgtttttggacGTGGAGCGTTTGGCAGCAAAAGAGGAATCAGATCATTACAGATGGATTTATGTATGTGGCTCTTTGACAATGTAGCTAGCCTGATATGCCAACTGTGCCTATTTGAGCAGACACTGCCATGCGGGGTGACAGAGCCAAGCGAGCGCTGACTTAACTGGTGAAATAAAGCAACACTTTTCACCTAAACTTTTGACTTTGACCTTTTGAGTTGAGTGCACAATCAAACTTGCGAGGTCAGGCCGGTTGCTTCTCAGATTCAGTTGCGTGAGGTGTCGTTTTGTACGGTTTTGTTTGAGCTGTTTTATTTGCCTTCAGTGAAGTACAGACAGCCCACATTTTTGAGCCATGTTCCATTTCATCAAGTGGTTTCCACTCAGTACTTGGACTTCAGTGTGATCATGGTGTGTTTTAATCTAGTCATTGAATTGTATTCTTTCCTATAGAAGCAAAGTTTGACAGCAATTTAAAATGTGCTtggaaaaacagctggaatGGATTCCAATGTGTTATTGTGAATGACATAGGGTGGTCATAAGCTGGAATACCTGACGTTTACCCAGTTTCAACTAGGAGTGTTATCACAACAAACAGGTCAATTTAAATAGAACTGCTTTGTGTCTTTTGTAAAAGTCTCAGTGCCTTCCTATatgcaaatacagtggaacctcggttagcgccgTTTATCTGTTCTGAAACGCACTctaatcaaatacatttttccccataagaaataatgcaaatccaattcacccgttccagacacccaaaaatgcagaaaacatttttatcttgattgaagacgtgattgttgagaAATATGGGGATGACGAGCAGAGACATCAGAGATAAGAGATATCCACACCTACGACACCTTCATATTTTGctacgagttatttcttgaattcaaaactgtttctcaccttcgttatcaaaatgctggcacctgCAACTTCCATTGGcgccattgtgggttattttgcagccgtgatcataCGTTACTAGCACGGCTGGATTCACGCAGTGTACCACTAGACTCGCGCCAACAgggaaatgtacacaaaaataagaCGTAAACCAAAAAATGCGCCAACCGAGGCACTTGCTAAcgcgaggttccactgtatacctAAATGTGATGCAACAATGACACAGGTCACATCTTTTTCAGAGCCCCTCATAAGGACGACACTTCCTGTAGTGACAATAAGGGTTAGTTCTTGGATCAGTTGAAGTGGTTGGTGTCAAGGCTATTCTGAATGTGAACTGCTGTATACCTGCAGTCTGTTGAACCTCCATATGATCATTGTTTCATAACCGATAAGCTAAGATTCCTGTAAgctcgttttgtttttttgaatacCAATGTATATGATTGCCAGACGGGGGACtccaaagtttttatttttttattttaggtaAAACAACAGTTCCCTCTGCTTCAACAAAGGAAACGGTTGCAAATTCGAAAAGGCCTCCAGTTTTGATTACATTATCAAGGCACTGCCCCACCCCTAGCACCCAATCCCCTTTGccactttcaaaaaaaaaaaaaaaaaagcagcttgcACATATTTCAAGTACTCACTATTGATATTGATAAATGACAATGACCTAAGATGTAGTAACATGAAGTcagtagaagaaaaaaaatcttaatgtTGTTTAATGTTGTGCTTACCTTGTAAAGGTTACTTTGGGTGATATTTTGTTGACAGGGGCTCTGCAGCCCATGCCTGGGACCTCCACTACAGAAACATAGAACAGAGATAATACTCAGCCTCAGGTGTTGTTAAAGCGTCTTTCACAGAGATGAGCGTTAAGATGCGTTGGTGGTGGGGCTGGTATTTTGAGAGGCAGTGACATGGGAAGAGTGACCACCTTGTACAGTGGAAATATTCAGGGTCTAGCCACTTCCCCTACATGGGGTCAGCAACTGCATATCATTAGATACAGCTTGTAGGACAGTTATCGGGAGTCAGTGAAATCTGTGGAATGACACACTACAGCCAGGTTTGGataacaaaatgcattttgtcgacaaaggattaagcggcatagaaaatgaatggcgaGATTTTGTCGACAAAATTCATGTTACTTGGTTTATTCAGCTATGTGAATTCCTGTGTGTCTACAAGTGGTTGGAAGTGGTGAGTTCCTCAGGTTTTTGTTGCAACTCCTTACTGGTTTTAACTCACACGTCATACTTTAGGAGTACAGTAAATACAGGCTTTTCTGAATACATAACCTGTTCTGGATGTAATGAAACAGTACAATTGGTTATCCATATTTGGTGTTCTCTGGCTTGTGAAAAAGATCCCTACGTGGCTGGAGGATGGGGGGAATGGAAATGGTCAGTATTTGGAACGACATAAGACaaataagaataaaacaaaaaaatcaaattattaAAGTGAATATCACTGTGTAATATTTATTCAACTTGTAATTTATATGTACTCTTTTAacctttgtcttttttgttatgacaaagcatttatttaaataaagttaTGTATTCATTTCTTCATTCTGgtccgacttttttttttctcttgtgttGTATTTGTTGTCGAAATGCGTAGCCTTAGTTCAGGAGTCACCGACCATTTGAAAGCGAGAGCTCCTTCTTGGGTGCCGATGAATGCCAAGGACTACCAGTTAGATACACCCTTCTGAAATAGCCAATTTGCTCAATTTGCCTTTA is drawn from Dunckerocampus dactyliophorus isolate RoL2022-P2 chromosome 9, RoL_Ddac_1.1, whole genome shotgun sequence and contains these coding sequences:
- the igfbp5b gene encoding insulin-like growth factor-binding protein 5b, producing MFGSFCLLVTFLSGLSGCFGSYVPCEPCDDKAMSMCPPIPSGCQLVKEPGCGCCLTCALSEGQACGVYTGTCAQGLRCLPRSGEEKPLHALLHGRGVCTNEKGYKPAHPPIDRESREHEDTMATEITEELQPAKVPLLTKDIVNSKKVHAMRKELKRKLGKQRSMGSQMDYSPLPIDKHEPEFGPCRRKLDGIIQGMKDTSRVMALSLYLPNCDRKGFFKRKQCKPSRGRKRGICWCVDKYGVQLPGTDYSGGDIQCKDLESSNNNNE